One genomic region from Opisthocomus hoazin isolate bOpiHoa1 chromosome Z, bOpiHoa1.hap1, whole genome shotgun sequence encodes:
- the RPS6 gene encoding small ribosomal subunit protein eS6, giving the protein MKLNISFPATGCQKLIEVDDERKLRTFYEKRMATEVAADALGEEWKGYVVRISGGNDKQGFPMKQGVLTHGRVRLLLSKGHSCYRPRRTGERKRKSVRGCIVDANLSVLNLVIVKKGEKDIPGLTDTTVPRRLGPKRASRIRKLFNLSKEDDVRQYVVRKPLNKEGKKPRTKAPKIQRLVTPRVLQHKRRRIALKKQRTQKNKEEAAEYAKLLAKRMKEAKEKRQEQIAKRRRLSSLRASTSKSESSQK; this is encoded by the exons ATGAAG ctgAACATCTCTTTCCCAGCCACTGGCTGCCAGAAACTCATTGAAGTGGATGATGAGCGCAAGCTGAGAACATTCTATGAGAAGCGCATGGCCACGGAGGTCGCAGCTGATGCCCTTGGTGAGGAGTGGAAG GGCTATGTTGTCCGGATCAGTGGTGGCAATGACAAACAAGGCTTCCCCATGAAGCAGGGCGTCCTGACTCATGGACGTGTCCGCCTGCTGCTCAGCAAGGGCCACTCCTGCTATCGCCCCAGAAGAACTGGAGAGAGAAAGCGCAAATCCGTTCGTGGTTGCATAGTGGATGCCAACTTGAGTGTTCTGAACTTGGTCATAGTGAAAAAAG GTGAAAAGGATATTCCTGGGCTGACAGACACAACGGTGCCCCGTCGTCTTGGTCCCAAGAGGGCCAGCAGAATCCGCAAGCTGTTCAACCTGTCCAAGGAGGATGATGTCCGCCAGTATGTTGTGAGGAAACCTCTGAACAAAGAGG GCAAGAAACCCAGAACCAAGGCTCCTAAGATCCAGCGACTAGTGACTCCTCGAGTTCTGCAGCATAAGCGCAGGCGTATTGCCCTGAAGAAGCAGCGAACTCAGAAGAACAAGGAGGAGGCAGCAGAATATGCTAAGCTCTTAGCCAAAAGAATGAAG gAAGCCAAGGAGAAACGCCAGGAGCAAATTGCGAAGAGACGCAGGCTTTCTTCATTGAGAGCTTCTACATCTAAGTCTGAGTCAAGTCAGAAGTAA